The Halomicronema hongdechloris C2206 genome includes a window with the following:
- a CDS encoding fructosamine kinase family protein: MWTILAEQIANATGERFQLCDRTAIGGGCINQAYRISDGQRSYFLKVNQASQLAMFEAEALGLKEIYDSHTIRVPKPICWGIADSSAYIVMEWLDFGSGNQDSWYQMGQNLAAMHRVTNPKGFGWDRNNTIGDTPQQNPWTQDWVDFYREQRLRYQFSLAHRRGGHFPREDELLSAVPALLCGHDPAPALVHGDLWSGNASVTQAGEPVILDPATYYGDREVDIAMSELFGRFPTPFYQGYDAAYPLDEGYAQRKTLYNLYHIINHFNLFGGGYGSQANRMIDQLLP; this comes from the coding sequence ATGTGGACTATTCTCGCAGAGCAGATCGCCAATGCCACGGGAGAACGGTTTCAACTATGCGATCGCACCGCCATCGGAGGCGGCTGCATCAACCAGGCCTATCGTATTAGCGACGGCCAACGCTCCTATTTTCTGAAAGTCAACCAGGCCTCCCAGCTCGCCATGTTCGAAGCCGAGGCTCTGGGTCTGAAAGAGATCTACGACAGCCACACCATCCGCGTCCCCAAACCCATTTGCTGGGGCATCGCCGACAGCTCCGCCTACATCGTCATGGAATGGCTCGACTTCGGCAGCGGCAATCAAGATTCCTGGTATCAGATGGGCCAAAATTTGGCCGCCATGCATCGGGTCACCAACCCCAAGGGCTTCGGCTGGGACCGCAACAACACCATCGGCGACACTCCCCAGCAAAACCCCTGGACCCAGGACTGGGTCGACTTCTACCGGGAACAGCGGCTGCGCTACCAATTCAGCCTGGCCCACCGCCGCGGCGGTCATTTTCCCAGAGAAGATGAGCTATTATCGGCAGTGCCGGCCCTGCTCTGCGGCCATGATCCGGCTCCGGCTCTGGTCCACGGTGACCTCTGGTCCGGCAATGCCTCCGTCACGCAAGCCGGGGAGCCCGTTATCCTCGACCCGGCCACCTACTACGGCGATCGAGAAGTGGACATCGCCATGAGCGAACTCTTCGGCCGCTTTCCCACTCCCTTCTACCAGGGCTATGACGCTGCCTATCCCCTAGACGAAGGCTACGCCCAGCGCAAAACCCTCTACAACCTGTATCACATCATCAATCACTTCAATCTCTTCGGTGGCGGCTACGGCTCTCAGGCCAATCGCATGATCGACCAACTGTTGCCCTAG
- a CDS encoding Uma2 family endonuclease, whose protein sequence is MAIEADVTSRTTLDAYAALQVPEVWIYDRGQLTIYQLQAESYVDSPNSLAFPNWPIRDVIPQLVEQAFQRGTSVMLRELRQQLTFYSLQPSHSLSSGH, encoded by the coding sequence TTGGCCATTGAGGCGGATGTTACCTCAAGAACCACCCTAGATGCCTATGCTGCCCTGCAGGTGCCGGAAGTCTGGATCTATGACCGCGGCCAACTGACGATTTACCAACTACAAGCAGAGAGCTACGTTGATAGCCCTAACAGCCTGGCTTTCCCGAATTGGCCTATCCGTGACGTGATTCCTCAGCTTGTAGAGCAGGCGTTTCAGCGGGGGACTAGTGTGATGCTGCGTGAGCTACGGCAGCAGCTGACATTTTACTCACTGCAGCCATCCCACAGCCTGTCGAGTGGGCATTAG
- a CDS encoding WD40 repeat domain-containing protein, which translates to MRCTASWHSSLNDYITALAWSSRGDWLAVVSAAGEVRLYHRSQSWVELQGATGQSMDALAFSGDGQFLAASGQAGQVMVWSLRSLPTASSTPSPLAAAFTRSHPGVWIDRLAWQPQEHLLAYGVGTQVQIWDVTGHLQWAQLDVQTSSVLHLAWQPQGKLLAVSGHGGIRVWNREDWTAEPKLIAVPGASLYGAWSADGRYLGSGNLDRTLTVAEWNCPPPWLMQGFPGKVRQLAWSEPTLSSDSPLLAAACVDGITVWRRGKSQRADWRSTVLQGHRDRVNAIAFQPGSQLLASVGQDGQLCLWQGGKRLIQAITLDSEGVSAVVWHPGGDYLASGTASGKLTVWQVSMQRKGFGYAP; encoded by the coding sequence ATGAGGTGCACGGCATCGTGGCACAGTTCTCTGAATGATTACATCACGGCCTTAGCCTGGTCCTCCCGGGGAGACTGGCTGGCAGTGGTGTCGGCGGCAGGGGAGGTGAGGTTATATCACCGGTCGCAGTCATGGGTCGAGCTACAAGGAGCTACGGGTCAGTCCATGGACGCCCTGGCTTTCTCTGGGGATGGCCAGTTTCTGGCTGCCAGTGGCCAGGCGGGTCAGGTGATGGTGTGGTCGTTGCGATCGTTACCCACTGCCTCCTCAACGCCATCGCCTCTGGCCGCGGCTTTCACCCGATCTCATCCGGGGGTGTGGATTGATCGACTCGCCTGGCAGCCCCAGGAGCACCTGCTTGCCTATGGGGTGGGGACTCAGGTGCAGATTTGGGATGTGACCGGCCATCTCCAGTGGGCTCAATTAGATGTTCAAACATCGTCTGTGCTACATCTGGCCTGGCAGCCTCAGGGCAAGTTGCTGGCGGTGAGTGGCCATGGCGGCATCAGAGTCTGGAATCGCGAGGATTGGACGGCTGAGCCTAAACTCATCGCCGTCCCTGGGGCTAGCCTCTATGGGGCCTGGTCTGCCGATGGGCGCTATCTGGGCTCGGGCAATTTAGATCGCACCCTGACGGTGGCCGAGTGGAACTGCCCACCTCCTTGGTTAATGCAGGGGTTTCCTGGCAAGGTGCGACAGCTGGCCTGGTCTGAGCCGACCCTGTCGTCGGACTCACCCCTGTTAGCCGCCGCTTGTGTCGATGGCATTACGGTGTGGCGACGGGGCAAATCCCAGCGTGCTGATTGGCGCTCGACAGTGTTACAGGGGCACCGGGACAGAGTCAATGCGATCGCATTTCAGCCCGGCTCACAACTACTAGCTTCCGTTGGTCAAGATGGGCAACTCTGCCTTTGGCAGGGGGGAAAGCGTCTCATTCAGGCCATTACACTAGATTCAGAAGGCGTATCTGCGGTGGTCTGGCATCCTGGTGGCGACTATCTTGCCAGCGGCACTGCCTCGGGCAAGCTGACGGTTTGGCAAGTCTCAATGCAGCGTAAAGGCTTTGGATACGCCCCTTAA
- a CDS encoding CobW family GTP-binding protein gives MTTTTAVPVTVITGYLGAGKTTLLNRILTHEHGQKLAVIVNEFGEVGIDNQLVIDADEEIFEMNNGCICCTVRGDLIRIIGNLMRRRERFDHLLIETTGLADPAPVIQTFFVDEDLKAQLVLDAVVTVVDAKHIWQHWDSDEAQEQIAFADVILLNKTDLVSESELEQLEQRIRAMNAMVKLYRSQSSNVKMEHILGVRAFDLDRALELDPNFLNEIAHDHDQSVYSLAIVEPRPLDGDKLSRWVSTLLETKGPDIFRMKGILNLAGADERYVFQGVHMIFDGRSDRLWASPEERRSELVVIGRNLDETELRTGFRACLA, from the coding sequence ATGACCACCACAACAGCAGTTCCAGTAACCGTGATTACCGGCTATTTAGGCGCCGGAAAAACCACCTTGCTCAATCGCATTTTGACCCATGAACATGGCCAGAAATTAGCCGTAATCGTCAATGAATTTGGCGAGGTGGGCATCGACAATCAGCTGGTGATTGATGCCGATGAAGAAATCTTTGAAATGAATAATGGCTGCATTTGCTGCACCGTACGGGGAGATTTGATCCGCATCATCGGCAACCTGATGCGACGTCGGGAGCGCTTTGACCACCTGCTGATTGAGACCACCGGTCTGGCCGACCCGGCGCCGGTGATTCAAACCTTCTTTGTCGATGAAGATCTCAAAGCCCAACTGGTTTTGGATGCGGTTGTGACCGTAGTGGATGCCAAACATATCTGGCAGCACTGGGACAGTGACGAAGCCCAGGAACAAATTGCCTTTGCCGATGTCATCTTGCTGAATAAAACCGATTTAGTCTCTGAGTCCGAACTCGAGCAGTTAGAGCAACGCATCCGTGCCATGAATGCCATGGTGAAGCTCTATCGCAGCCAAAGTTCTAACGTCAAGATGGAGCACATCTTAGGGGTGAGGGCCTTTGATTTAGATCGGGCCTTAGAGTTGGATCCGAACTTTCTGAATGAAATCGCCCACGACCATGATCAATCTGTCTATTCGCTGGCCATTGTGGAGCCGCGGCCCCTCGATGGTGATAAGCTCAGCCGCTGGGTGTCTACGTTATTGGAAACCAAAGGGCCAGACATTTTTCGCATGAAGGGAATTTTGAATCTGGCTGGTGCCGATGAGCGTTATGTATTTCAAGGGGTGCACATGATTTTTGACGGGCGCAGTGATCGCCTCTGGGCTTCCCCAGAAGAACGCCGCAGCGAGCTGGTGGTGATTGGCCGTAACTTGGATGAAACCGAACTGCGAACTGGGTTTCGGGCCTGTCTGGCGTGA
- a CDS encoding PAS domain-containing sensor histidine kinase — MRQYFWLPAPDNNQSEKELEALRRQHQLILNAVGEGVYGLDLNGNVTFVNPAAAAMIDWDMEDLIGQSMHAVLHHSHADGTPYPREACPIYAAFQDGAVHRVTHEVFWRKDGTTFPVEYISTPLHDEAGQLIGAVVTFRDITQRKWAEAVQQRANEELEHKVQERTAELYAANQQLRELNQLRSRFIAMVCHEFRNPLNTIALSVSSLDRYDTQLSPPQKATYLQTIAANVERMTQMIDDILVIGKIEAKILEIQPQPLDLVDFCRSLLAETTFERACNPIRFTSTAPHLMAVLDKRLLRSILTNILLNAIRYTPDDKPIQVRISPQPPQILFEIEDEGIGIPAADQPYLFEPFHRGRNVSNIPGTGLGLNIVKQFVELQRGNIAVRSQVGVGTCFQIWLPQQMEKA, encoded by the coding sequence ATGCGACAGTATTTCTGGTTACCGGCCCCTGACAACAATCAGTCTGAAAAAGAACTCGAAGCCCTGCGACGGCAACATCAACTGATCCTGAATGCCGTCGGAGAAGGGGTTTATGGCCTCGATCTAAACGGCAATGTTACCTTTGTGAATCCGGCGGCGGCCGCCATGATCGACTGGGACATGGAAGACCTGATCGGCCAGTCTATGCATGCGGTGCTGCACCATTCCCATGCCGATGGCACCCCCTATCCTCGGGAAGCCTGCCCGATTTATGCCGCCTTTCAGGACGGAGCGGTGCATCGAGTCACCCACGAGGTGTTCTGGCGCAAAGATGGCACCACCTTTCCGGTGGAATATATCAGCACCCCTCTGCACGACGAGGCCGGCCAGTTGATCGGGGCCGTGGTGACCTTTCGCGATATCACCCAGCGCAAGTGGGCCGAAGCCGTGCAGCAGCGGGCCAATGAAGAGCTAGAGCACAAGGTGCAGGAGCGCACCGCAGAACTCTATGCTGCCAACCAGCAACTGCGGGAACTGAACCAGTTGCGATCGCGCTTTATCGCCATGGTCTGCCATGAATTTCGCAACCCCCTCAACACCATTGCCCTCTCTGTTTCCTCATTAGATCGCTATGACACCCAACTCAGCCCCCCACAGAAAGCCACCTATCTGCAGACCATCGCCGCCAACGTCGAGCGCATGACCCAGATGATCGATGACATTCTGGTGATTGGCAAAATCGAAGCCAAGATCCTGGAGATTCAGCCCCAGCCTCTCGACCTGGTAGACTTCTGCCGCAGCCTGTTGGCAGAAACCACCTTCGAGCGTGCCTGCAATCCGATCCGCTTTACCAGCACTGCCCCCCATCTGATGGCCGTCCTAGACAAACGGCTGTTGCGCTCGATTCTGACCAACATCCTACTCAACGCCATCCGCTACACCCCAGACGACAAGCCGATTCAGGTCCGGATTTCACCGCAGCCGCCGCAGATTCTGTTTGAAATCGAAGACGAGGGCATCGGCATTCCCGCCGCCGACCAGCCCTATCTATTCGAGCCCTTCCACCGCGGACGCAACGTCAGCAATATCCCTGGCACCGGCCTAGGGCTCAACATCGTCAAGCAATTTGTCGAGTTGCAACGGGGTAACATTGCCGTGCGCAGCCAGGTGGGCGTTGGCACCTGCTTTCAAATTTGGCTGCCGCAACAGATGGAAAAAGCGTAA
- a CDS encoding response regulator transcription factor, which yields MTRKILVIEDEAQTRELFLNCLKFEDFQGFGAENGCQGIDLAKTERPDLIVCDIMMPDMDGYEVLSTLHQTPATASIPFIFLTAKVTMADLRRGMTLGADDYLTKPCTVNQFLSAIATRLKRKEALNQGFCPAEATPIASDSPVSGPTPEPIFPDYPKLNPIFQFIDAHYQKSLNLSDVAKVVGYSPAYLTNLVHTQTGRTVKQWIIERRMAQARALLAHTNQSIRQIAEAAGYSDPGYFARQFRQCHGVSPQVWRGESVT from the coding sequence ATGACCAGAAAAATTCTAGTCATCGAGGACGAAGCCCAAACCCGAGAACTCTTTTTGAATTGCCTTAAGTTTGAAGATTTTCAGGGGTTTGGGGCCGAAAATGGCTGCCAAGGAATTGATCTGGCCAAAACTGAGCGGCCTGATTTAATTGTCTGCGACATTATGATGCCGGATATGGATGGTTATGAGGTGCTCTCAACGCTGCATCAAACCCCTGCCACGGCATCGATTCCGTTTATTTTTTTAACGGCCAAGGTGACCATGGCCGACCTGCGGCGGGGGATGACCTTGGGGGCTGACGACTATCTGACTAAGCCCTGCACAGTGAATCAGTTTTTAAGTGCGATCGCAACTCGTCTGAAGCGCAAAGAGGCCCTAAATCAGGGTTTCTGTCCCGCTGAGGCAACACCGATAGCATCGGATTCCCCAGTGTCAGGCCCAACCCCCGAGCCAATTTTTCCCGACTACCCGAAGCTAAATCCCATCTTTCAATTCATCGATGCCCACTATCAAAAATCGCTGAATTTAAGCGATGTCGCCAAAGTCGTGGGCTATTCTCCCGCCTATTTAACTAATTTGGTTCACACCCAGACGGGACGCACCGTTAAGCAATGGATTATTGAGCGACGCATGGCCCAGGCCCGGGCCCTACTAGCCCATACCAATCAATCCATCCGCCAGATCGCCGAGGCCGCTGGCTATAGTGATCCGGGTTATTTTGCCCGTCAATTTCGTCAGTGCCATGGCGTATCTCCCCAGGTTTGGCGAGGAGAATCAGTAACCTAG
- a CDS encoding CmpA/NrtA family ABC transporter substrate-binding protein, with the protein MVFASATQTAQKWGNLNCDRAELSDLELKCIICGGFHLTRDHYEFMQTMPQDPVDMVDDLVKMGLYKDNQLWAADGVNAYELRKALFLKTVGRGDPRREQLILALCKQAGGIEHAFAAAFGPKAGLFFADSIRNSRFTRREFLRNLAVGAAMVTLANCGGGSEPVADDAPVDPAATADLEKTDLQIGFIPITCATPIIMSEPLGFYQKYGFNAKVVKMPSWGAVRDSAIAGELDAYHMLAPMPIAMTLGLGSAAFGVKLASIENINGQAITIANRHLGNVNGPADFKGFVMGVPFPYSMHNLLLRYYLATGGLDPDVDVQIRPVPPPDSIAQMVAGDIDAYLMPDPFNQRAVFEGVGFIHMITKDLWPGHPCCAFAASDQWINDNPNTFRALNKSIIEAAGYAQDPANRPEIAAAISERAFLNQPVEVVEAVLTGNYEDGQGNTMEVPDRIDFDPYPWQSFASWISSQLVRWDLQGDGVAAKVIPEQGYDTVGKDIFLTDLARDLAQEVGQTPPDEIYRTEELMFDTFDPADPATYVQQQIDQYGV; encoded by the coding sequence ATGGTTTTTGCATCCGCAACTCAGACCGCTCAAAAGTGGGGCAATCTTAATTGCGATCGCGCTGAACTCTCTGATTTGGAGTTGAAGTGCATTATCTGCGGCGGGTTCCATCTCACCCGCGACCACTACGAGTTCATGCAAACCATGCCTCAGGACCCGGTAGACATGGTGGATGATCTGGTCAAAATGGGCCTCTACAAAGACAATCAGCTGTGGGCCGCCGACGGGGTCAACGCCTATGAGCTGCGCAAAGCGCTTTTCCTCAAGACTGTAGGCCGCGGTGATCCACGGCGTGAACAGTTAATTCTGGCCCTGTGTAAGCAGGCGGGCGGTATCGAGCATGCCTTTGCCGCCGCCTTTGGCCCCAAGGCGGGTCTGTTCTTTGCCGATTCTATTCGCAATAGCCGCTTCACCCGCCGCGAATTTTTACGCAATCTGGCTGTCGGGGCCGCCATGGTTACCCTGGCTAACTGTGGGGGCGGCAGTGAGCCGGTGGCTGACGATGCCCCCGTAGACCCGGCGGCCACCGCAGACTTAGAAAAGACCGACTTGCAAATCGGCTTCATTCCCATCACCTGCGCCACTCCCATCATCATGTCGGAGCCCCTGGGCTTCTATCAGAAGTACGGCTTTAACGCCAAGGTGGTGAAGATGCCTAGCTGGGGTGCAGTGCGCGACTCTGCCATTGCTGGGGAACTGGATGCCTACCACATGCTGGCTCCCATGCCCATTGCCATGACCCTAGGGCTGGGTTCGGCCGCCTTCGGGGTGAAGCTGGCCAGCATCGAGAATATTAATGGTCAGGCCATCACCATCGCCAATCGTCACCTAGGCAACGTCAACGGTCCCGCCGACTTCAAGGGCTTCGTCATGGGGGTGCCCTTCCCCTATTCCATGCACAACCTGCTGCTGCGCTACTACCTGGCCACCGGCGGCCTCGACCCCGATGTGGATGTGCAGATTCGTCCGGTGCCGCCTCCAGACAGCATCGCCCAGATGGTGGCCGGCGACATCGATGCCTACCTGATGCCCGATCCGTTCAACCAGCGGGCCGTCTTCGAAGGCGTCGGCTTCATCCACATGATTACCAAGGATCTGTGGCCCGGCCATCCCTGCTGTGCCTTTGCCGCCAGCGACCAGTGGATTAATGACAATCCCAATACTTTCCGGGCGCTGAATAAATCCATCATCGAAGCCGCAGGCTACGCCCAGGATCCGGCCAACCGGCCTGAAATTGCCGCCGCCATTTCCGAGCGGGCCTTCTTGAATCAGCCGGTCGAAGTCGTAGAAGCGGTGCTGACCGGCAACTATGAGGACGGTCAAGGCAACACCATGGAGGTGCCCGATCGCATCGACTTTGACCCCTATCCCTGGCAGAGTTTCGCCAGCTGGATTTCGTCCCAACTGGTGCGCTGGGATCTCCAGGGCGACGGTGTGGCCGCCAAAGTGATTCCCGAGCAGGGCTATGACACCGTTGGCAAGGACATTTTCTTAACCGATCTGGCCCGGGACCTGGCCCAGGAAGTGGGACAAACCCCGCCCGATGAGATCTACCGCACCGAAGAACTCATGTTTGACACGTTTGATCCCGCTGATCCAGCCACCTATGTGCAGCAGCAAATCGATCAGTACGGCGTATAG
- the ntrB gene encoding nitrate ABC transporter permease, whose translation MALSKAATGRSIHNATPEAWFKSQEVRAAALFLLSLGAFLLFWEVGASLGWFAKGMPTASTTLKEFWWWITNPFFRNGPNDMGIGWNLLISLRRVAIGYVLASILAVPLGILIGISPVAYKAFNPYVQLLKPISPLAWLPLGLYIFRDSEQTGVFIIFISSIWPTLINTAFGVAGVDKDYVDVASTLGASRMRTIFKVIIPAALPNIVSGLRISMGIAWLVIVAAEMLLGTGLGYFIWNEWNNLYIPNILVAIFIIGLVGLALDSIFAALEKFVAFGRNS comes from the coding sequence ATGGCGCTGAGTAAGGCAGCAACGGGCAGATCGATTCACAATGCTACCCCAGAGGCATGGTTTAAGAGTCAAGAGGTCAGAGCAGCAGCCCTGTTTCTACTGTCATTAGGAGCCTTTCTCCTGTTCTGGGAGGTGGGTGCGAGCTTAGGCTGGTTTGCCAAGGGCATGCCCACCGCCTCTACCACCCTGAAAGAGTTTTGGTGGTGGATAACCAACCCCTTTTTCCGCAATGGCCCTAACGATATGGGTATCGGCTGGAACTTGCTGATTAGCCTGCGACGGGTGGCCATTGGTTATGTCTTGGCCTCAATCTTGGCTGTTCCTTTGGGGATCCTGATTGGTATTTCGCCGGTGGCTTACAAGGCATTTAACCCCTATGTGCAGTTACTGAAGCCGATTTCACCGCTAGCCTGGTTGCCCTTGGGGCTTTACATCTTTCGCGATTCGGAGCAGACGGGGGTGTTTATTATTTTTATCTCCAGCATCTGGCCAACGCTGATTAATACGGCTTTCGGAGTTGCCGGCGTCGATAAAGACTATGTCGATGTGGCCAGCACCTTGGGTGCCTCGCGGATGCGCACCATTTTTAAGGTGATTATTCCGGCAGCCCTGCCCAACATTGTCTCGGGCTTGCGCATCAGCATGGGCATCGCCTGGCTAGTGATTGTGGCGGCGGAAATGTTGTTGGGCACGGGGTTGGGTTACTTCATTTGGAATGAGTGGAATAACCTCTATATCCCCAATATTTTGGTGGCCATCTTCATTATTGGCCTGGTGGGTCTGGCCCTAGATAGCATCTTTGCCGCTCTGGAAAAATTTGTTGCGTTTGGTCGAAACTCGTGA
- a CDS encoding ABC transporter ATP-binding protein yields the protein MSLASVNGFTPTDQADQASASAQLSIRNVTKVFPGKTGLVNKLTGKTSRDFVAIEDISLEIEPNTFVTIIGPSGCGKSTLLGMIAGLMPVTMGQILLNGQPIVGPGPDRGMVFQNYALMPWMTVEENIRFAIETVTPKMSPKRCDRIIKEHIQLVGLSGAERKHPHELSGGMRQRVGIARALAINPQILLMDEPFGALDALTRGFLQDEIERIWEQQRKTVIMITHSIEEALLLSDRIVMMTRGPAARVDEILEVPFPRPRNRETIDQHPAYHDLKAEMESHLFRETRAVEAARIG from the coding sequence GTGAGCTTAGCATCTGTGAACGGCTTCACTCCTACCGATCAGGCCGATCAGGCTTCGGCGTCAGCCCAGCTATCGATTCGCAATGTCACCAAGGTTTTTCCGGGTAAAACGGGCTTGGTCAATAAGCTTACTGGCAAAACCAGCCGCGACTTTGTCGCCATCGAAGACATCAGCCTGGAGATTGAGCCCAATACCTTTGTCACCATCATTGGACCGTCGGGCTGTGGCAAATCAACCCTGCTGGGCATGATTGCCGGTCTGATGCCAGTTACGATGGGGCAAATCTTGCTCAATGGCCAGCCCATTGTTGGCCCTGGTCCCGACCGCGGCATGGTGTTTCAAAACTATGCCCTGATGCCCTGGATGACCGTCGAAGAAAACATTCGCTTTGCCATCGAAACCGTTACCCCCAAGATGTCACCGAAACGATGCGATCGCATCATCAAAGAGCACATTCAGCTGGTGGGTCTCAGTGGAGCGGAGAGAAAACATCCCCACGAACTATCGGGGGGCATGCGCCAGCGCGTCGGCATCGCCCGGGCCCTAGCCATTAACCCGCAGATTCTGCTGATGGACGAACCCTTCGGCGCCCTCGATGCCCTCACCCGCGGCTTTCTACAAGACGAAATCGAGCGCATCTGGGAGCAGCAACGCAAAACCGTGATCATGATTACCCACAGCATCGAAGAAGCATTATTGCTCTCCGACCGCATCGTCATGATGACCCGGGGCCCCGCTGCCCGAGTCGATGAAATTTTAGAAGTTCCCTTCCCCCGGCCCCGCAACCGCGAAACCATTGACCAACATCCCGCCTACCACGATCTCAAAGCCGAGATGGAGAGCCATCTGTTTCGGGAGACGCGGGCTGTTGAGGCCGCCAGAATTGGTTGA
- the cynS gene encoding cyanase, which produces MAVPVITEKLLAAKKSKGLSFADLEAKVGRDEVWIASVIYRQASASEEEATKIVEAIGADSSFIEPLTECPVKGALDPLVPTDPLLYRFYEIMQVYGMPVKAVVHEHFGDGIMSAIDFTIDVEREEDPKGDRVKIIMCGKFLPYKKW; this is translated from the coding sequence ATGGCCGTTCCAGTGATTACTGAAAAACTGCTCGCCGCTAAGAAGTCAAAGGGGCTGTCCTTTGCAGATCTAGAGGCGAAAGTCGGCCGCGATGAGGTCTGGATCGCCTCGGTGATTTACCGCCAGGCCAGTGCTTCAGAGGAGGAAGCGACCAAGATTGTCGAGGCCATCGGCGCTGATTCCTCCTTCATTGAGCCCCTGACAGAGTGCCCCGTCAAAGGCGCCCTCGATCCGCTGGTGCCCACCGACCCCCTGCTCTATCGCTTCTATGAGATCATGCAGGTCTACGGCATGCCTGTAAAAGCCGTAGTCCACGAGCACTTTGGCGACGGCATCATGAGCGCCATCGACTTCACTATCGACGTCGAGCGAGAAGAGGACCCCAAAGGCGACCGGGTCAAGATCATCATGTGCGGCAAGTTCTTGCCCTACAAGAAATGGTAA
- a CDS encoding HupE/UreJ family protein gives MSRLQLTQRFCLFLKQAPGLGLVTAAGVFVAASPAWAHHPFGSEVPTNGIEGFLSGVGHPVIGVDHLAFVVTAGLLAAVVGWGLLIPAAFVLASWAGTGLHLAGASLPASELCITASVAIFGSLLAMKQRPQTMVVVALSAIAGIFHGYAYGEAVVGAEMTPLLAYLLGFATIQTVIAAAAYGAAKWLGAAKENGALTLRFAGFTLAGVGAAFLSSVVLG, from the coding sequence ATGTCACGATTGCAGTTAACTCAGAGATTTTGCCTGTTTCTCAAGCAGGCTCCGGGCTTAGGGCTAGTCACTGCTGCCGGGGTATTCGTCGCTGCGTCCCCTGCCTGGGCTCACCATCCTTTTGGTAGCGAAGTCCCTACTAATGGGATAGAGGGCTTTTTGTCCGGGGTAGGGCATCCTGTCATCGGCGTCGACCACCTGGCCTTTGTCGTCACTGCTGGGCTCCTGGCCGCCGTTGTGGGGTGGGGACTGTTGATTCCAGCAGCCTTTGTTTTAGCCTCCTGGGCGGGCACGGGGCTACATCTAGCGGGAGCCAGTCTACCTGCTTCCGAACTCTGCATTACTGCCTCGGTAGCGATCTTTGGCAGCCTACTGGCCATGAAGCAGCGGCCCCAAACGATGGTGGTGGTAGCCTTAAGCGCTATTGCCGGTATCTTCCACGGTTACGCCTACGGAGAGGCGGTAGTCGGCGCTGAAATGACGCCACTGTTGGCCTATTTGCTAGGATTTGCCACCATTCAGACGGTCATTGCTGCCGCTGCCTACGGCGCTGCCAAGTGGCTGGGAGCTGCTAAGGAGAATGGGGCTTTGACCCTGCGGTTTGCGGGCTTTACCCTAGCCGGGGTCGGGGCTGCCTTTTTGTCTAGCGTGGTGTTGGGCTAG
- a CDS encoding nuclear transport factor 2 family protein translates to MTNGPAQKLVPPFNSDSALAKVRLAEDAWNSRDPDRVSMAYSEDSFWRNRAEIFQGREAIRAFLRRKWDKELDYRLVKEMWAYGDNRIAVRFQYEWHDDGGQWYRAYGNENWEFDDSGLMRRREASINDKPIAATDRRFHWPAPGPRPANHSGLIDSPV, encoded by the coding sequence ATGACCAATGGACCGGCACAGAAACTGGTGCCCCCCTTCAATAGTGACAGTGCCCTGGCTAAGGTGCGTCTGGCCGAAGATGCTTGGAATAGCCGTGACCCCGACCGGGTATCGATGGCCTACAGCGAAGATAGTTTCTGGCGCAACCGGGCCGAAATCTTTCAGGGGCGTGAGGCTATCCGAGCCTTCTTGCGGCGTAAGTGGGATAAAGAACTCGATTATCGCCTGGTAAAAGAAATGTGGGCCTATGGCGACAATCGCATCGCCGTGCGCTTTCAATATGAATGGCACGACGATGGCGGTCAGTGGTACCGTGCTTACGGCAACGAAAATTGGGAATTTGATGATAGCGGCCTGATGCGGCGGCGAGAGGCCAGCATCAATGATAAGCCCATTGCAGCGACCGATCGCCGCTTTCATTGGCCAGCCCCAGGACCAAGGCCTGCAAACCATTCCGGACTGATCGACTCTCCAGTTTGA